In Ureibacillus thermophilus, the genomic stretch AACACAAACAAACCCATGAATCAACAATTGAAGAACTGCAAGCGAGAAATGCGGAACTCAAAAAACAAAATGAAGCCTTACAGGCTAAAATCAAATGGTTGGAAGAACAATTCCGCCTTAGCCAACATAAAAAATTTGGGGCTTCCAGTGAAAAAACGAATCCGGATCAACTCGAACTTCCTCTTTTTAATGAAGCTGAAATCACAGCGGATACAGAAGTGGAAGAACCTACACTTGAAACCATTACTTATAAACGGAAGAAGTCTGTAGGACAACGCGATGCGAAACTAGAGAACTTGCCGACGGAAACGATTCACTATCGTTTAGCCGAAGAAGAGCAGGTTTGTTTGTGTTGCGGTGGAACCGTACACGAAATGAGTACGGAAATACGAAGAGAAATCAAGATTATTCCTGCTCAAGTAAAAGTCGTTGAGCATGTTCAACATATTTACAGTTGCCGTCAATGTGAACGGGAAGGAATCGAGACACCGATTGTCACAGCCAAAATGCCAACACCAATTTATCCAAAAAGTTTGGCATCTGCATCGGCTATGGCCTATATCATGAACCAAAAATACGTGGAAGGAATGCCTCTTTATCGTCAAGAAAAGCAGTTGGAACGATTCGGTGTGTATTTATCACGCCAAACGCTCGCCAACTGGATGATTTATGGTGCAACCAATTGGCTTTCCATTCTATATAAACGGATGCATGAGCTATTACTCGAAAACGATATTCTACATGCGGATGAAACTACACTTCAAGTTCTAGCAGAACCTGGACGAAAAGCGGATTCGAAGTCTTATATGTGGATGTATCGAACAGGACGAGACGTACCGCCGATCATCTTATATGATTATCAAACGACTCGTCACAGTAAACATCCGAAGGCTTTTCTAAAAGGATTTAAGGGATATCTGCATGTAGATGAATATGCAGGATATCATGAATTAAAGGATGTCGAACTGGTAGGGTGTTGGGCACATGCAAGGCGAAAATTCGATGAAGCACTGAAGGCATTACCAGCCAATGTGGATAAAACATCATCAACCGCTGCAGAAGGAATTCAATTCTGTAATCAATTATTCCAGATTGAAAGACAAATCAGTGAAAAATTTGAGAACTGTACTCCCGAACAGCGCAAAGAATACCGTCTTGAACACAGTAAACCTGTGTTAGACGCTTTTTTGGCATGGCTAAAAACAAAACGCCCTCAAGTTCCCCCAAAAAGCAAATTGGGAGAGGCAATTACATATTGTATAAATCAATGGAGTAAGCTCATAGTGTTTTTAGAAGATGGTCGACTTGAAATCGATAATAATCGTGCAGAACGATCGATTAAACCATTCGTGATGGGCCGGAAGGCATGGCTATTTGCACAATCGATGAAAGGTGCATCAGCCAGCGCTATTATTTATAGCATTGTCGAAACAGCTAAAGAGAATCAATTAAATCCATTGAACTACTTAACCTATCTTTTCGAACAATTACCATTGATAGATCACAATGATGTAGAAGCCATCGATCAACTCCTTCCTTGGTCGAAGACAATTCCAGAAGAATGTCGGTAAACCCGAATTCAAACGACGCATTTCAACCAATCGCACCTCCCTGTAAGATAGAGTTATCCATTACAGAGGAGGTGTTTTTGTTTGGCAGTTGAAAAACTAAATATCGTACCTGTCAAATTGGAATCTGATTCCGATTCAACTTCAACCTCAACGAGTCGTGGTCCTCTCAGACCTGTATGTGTTATTCAAGCAACGGATTTGAAAATCTCCTTTTACCCCGGGGTAAAACCTCACATCATCCAAACGGTCATCAAGGAGTTGAATCGCAGTGATTCATGATTTTACTAAATGTAAAAATATCTATATTATCTGTGGACGAACGGATATGAGAAAAGGAATTGATGGTTTGGCAACGTTAATCCAAGATTCTTTCGAACTTGATCCATATAGTGACGCCATTTTCTTATTTTGTGGACGGAAGAAAGACCGGTATAAATGTTTATATTTTGATGGGGATGGCTTCGCCATGTTATACAAACGAATCGATAATGGCAAACTCCAATGGCCCAGAAACGAAGATGAGGTTCGAAATCTGACTCAACAGGAGCTTAGATGGTTACTGGAAGGGCTCTCGATTCAACAACCTAAAGCCATCCAAAAATCGAAAAAAGGTATCTCAGGGAAGACTCATTTAGCCACAGGACTAGGGAGAAAAGCTTGTGAACTAGGTTATGAGGTTCGTTTTTACCGTGTTGCCCACCTAGTTGAGGAATTAGAGCAAGCTTTACGTAACAACCGTTTATCAGCATTTAGAAAACGGATGGAGAAGGTTGATTTGGTCATTTTAGATGAAATGGGATACTTACCATTTAGTAAAGAAGGAGCTGAATTATTATTCCAAATTATATCGGAGTTTTATGAACAGAAAAGCGTAATTATTACATCTAACTTAGAATTTAGTCAATGGAACCGGATCTTTACAGATTCTCGTTTAACAGCAGCGTTAGTGGACAGGCTAATTCATCACGCCCATATCATCTCTTTTCATGGCGAGAGCTATAGACTGTCCCACGCATTGTCGAAAAGGAATGAAATGGGTGGCAAACCTCTGCATTTTTAATTGCATTTCTCTGCACTTTTCTATTGCAAAATACACGAGCGCTTTCTTATTCGATGATCAGCGGAAAAAGTGTGGGAAAGAAGAAGACTTGCCCTTGCATGGTTATGTGAAACAAAATATATTTCAGGCAGGAGAAGATTTATCAATTTGTAATGGAATATTTTTTAAAATCTGTTAAACTATTGTTGCCATTCTCCTCTTCATCATAAAGGGACAATCTAATGGTCTCGAAAAAAGAGCGAATTGTGAAAACGAAGCGTTTTCCAATTTGCTCTTTCATTTTTGTTAAAATTAAGACATTTCCTAATTATGGTAAAAATATTGGCTTTTTAGTTTATCTATGCCATAATTAAAAGCATGAAAAGGAAGGTACAATTGCGTTATTGAGTAGGTGTCAAAATGAACGTGATAGCACTTTATCAACAATGGAAAAATGAAGACTTGCCGAATTATTTAAAAGAAGAACTGGAGCAAATTGCAGAAAATTTTGCTGCGATTGAGGACAGGTTTTATCAATATTTATCCTTTGGGACAGCGGGGATGCGCGGTATCCTTGGTGCAGGTACGAATCGCATGAATATCTATACAATTCGTCGAGTTGCTGAAGGGCTAGCTTGTTATATCGATTCTCAAGGGGAATCAGCAAAACGCCGGGGAGTCGTCATCGCTTATGATACTCGTCATTATTCTTATGAATTTGCGCTGGAGACGGCTTGTGTTTTAGGGGCTCATGGAATTTCTTCTTATCTATATAAGGAACCGCGGCCAACACCACAATTGTCCTTTACTGTTCGAGCGTTACATGCCTTCGCAGGTGTTGTGATTACGGCGAGCCACAATCCAAAACAGTATAATGGTTTTAAAGTGTATGGCGAAGATGGGGCGCAGTTAGTTCCGTCAGCGGCGAAAACAATAGTGGATCATATGGAAAAAATTGAGGATATATTTGCGATTGAAGTGGCGTCTGAAGATAAATTAGAGAAGCAAGGTTTATTGCATTGGATTTTAGAAGAGTATGATGAAAAGTATTTGGCAAATTTATTGACGTTAAAGAATCGACAAGACTTAGCTCTTGGGTTAAGCATCGTGTATACCCCGTTGCACGGGACAGGTTTTGTACCAGTAACAAAGGGATTAGAGGCATTTGGATTTACAAATATTCATGTAGTAGAATCCCAGGCAACTCAAGATGGTTCGTTTCCAACAATTGCTTACCCGAATCCTGAAGAACCTGCTGCTTTTAAGCTAGCGACGGAGTTGGGCGAAACAGTTGGGGCAGATTTGTTATTGGCGACCGATCCAGATGCCGATCGCCTCGGTGTTGCTGTTTGGAACGGGGAGAAGTATGAACTTTTAACAGGAAATCAGCTTGGTGCTCTATTATTCCAATATTTATTAGAGACGAAGAGAGAGCAAGGTACTTTGCCGGAAAAAGGCGCGATGGTGAAGACGATTGTAACTTCAGAAATGGGTACTGCGATTGCGAAGAAATACAATGTAAAGACTTTTGACACATTAACTGGATTTAAGTACATGGCTGAAAAAATTGCGGAGTTTGAGAAAACGGGAGAATATACATTTATATTTGGATATGAAGAAAGTTACGGTTATTTGATTAAGCCATTTGCTCGCGATAAAGATGCCGTACAAGTAGCGATTCAGGTCGCTGAAATGGCAGCTCATTATGCTACGAAAGGAAAAAAATTGTCGCAAGTGTTGGAAGAATTATATGGGGAGTTTGGTTATTATCGTGAGGCTCTAGTGTCAAAAGTGTTTGAAGGAAAAGATGGACAAGAGAAAATGAAAGCCATTTTAGATAGGTTGCGTAAGGATTTACCAAAGGAAGTTGATGGCGTGCCGGTCGTAAGGGTGGAAGATTACTGGAAGAGTTTGGCATATTTGGTGGACGGCACAACTGAGCCATTAACTTTGCCTAAGGAAAATGTATTGAAGTTTGTGTTGGCAGATGACTCCTGGGTAACAATCCGTCCATCCGGAACTGAACCAAAATGTAAATTCTACTTTGGTGTGGTGAAAGAAAGCAGAGAAGCAGCGGAAGAATCGCTGGAATCCTTAGTGAGTGCTTGGCATCACTACTTGGCGAGATGAGACAGAAAGGTGTCTGAGTAAGACCCTATCACTAAACATTTTTATAAGGATAAAAACGGCATAAATTCTGATCACACAGTTTTTTCTTATAATTGGTCTACCTTCTTTTACACTTATGAATAGAATTTCCCTAATTATGAATAAAAGAATAAATGTAGTGTTCACTTGATATACGTAAGCGCCAAATATCCCACACCTTCTAACCCTTTTGATGTTTTGTGATCATGAGATCAACATCAAAAGTTAGGAGGTTTTTATTTTTATGTCCCCAGATGAACGAAAACAATTGTGGCAACAACGAATCGAATCTTATCGATCTAGTGGAGAGTCAAGTATAAAAGTAAACGTAAAATAACGCCCACGTGTTTTTTCGTGGGCGTTATTTTGCTACAAAAGGGATCTTTACTAAAGATAAATTACCTACATTCCCTGCTTATGAGAAGGAAGTAACATTCTCTGTTCCAACAGTCGAATCAGGAAATAAAACGATGAGAGTTAACTTCTCTGAAGCGGTATCAATGTCTCCTGCGTTTGTAACAGCTGCTGGAAGCAAATTCAAAATCGATGGACAAAGCTTATTAAATGATGGTTTTGCTTCAGCAACAGTTGTAGATCCTACGAATATGAATCCATATGCTCAATCTATTGATAACATTTAATGTACTTGATGGTGTTCTAGAAGAATTAGCAATTACTCCAAATGGTACAAGTTCTTAAGCCTTTCTCTAAGATTTTGATCCAATCAGAAAATCTTTTGGTCTAGCAAAATGCTTTACACAAACTTTTATCCATCATCTTGTTAAGAGAGAGATACACAAAATTAACCTTATCTTAATAATGTCTCTCTTGAAAAACACCATGTAGACGTGATACGATGCTATCGATTTTCGATATCGAAATTCGATCATGAAGGGGATCATGATGGAAAATAAAGTGTTGCGTAAATGGCTCCTTGGTTTTATTCACATACACATTTTACATCACGCTAAAGAAAGAACCCATATTTGGTTCATGGCTGTTAGAAGAACTGAAGAAACACGGCTATCAGATGAGCGCGGGAACCTTGTATCCTTTACTGAACAAGATGGAGTTAGCGAATCTATTAGAAAGAGAAGAAAAAACTGTTGAAGGGAAGATTAGAACAGATTACAGAACAACCGAAAATGGAAATGAGGTACTTATGAAAGCGAAAGAAAAAGCTTATGCGCTATTTAAAGAAATAAAGGATTAACGCGCTTAAACTTGGTGAGTTTGTTACATGTGGTACAGTACGTCATAGCAGTAACAAGATATTATATCATTAGGAGGAATAGGCGTTGAATCAAGAAATTAAGTTGCAACAGGAACAAAGAGGTTCTGTTTGGGAAGTGTTGAAAACAGCGACCCGGTTAGGATTGACTTCTTTCGGGGGGCCTATTGCTCATTTAGGATATTTTCGCGAGGAATATGTGAACCGGCGAAAATGGTTAGATGAAAAAACATATGCTGATTTGGTCGCGCTGTGTCAATTCTTACCGGGGCCGGCGAGCAGTCAGGTTGGAATAGGGATTGGATTTATGCGAGCGGGTTTTTGGGGGGCGATAGCCGCTTGGTTTGGATTTACCCTCCCTTCTGTCATTGCGCTTGTCTTGTTTGCCTACTTTTTAAAAGGTACTTCCTTTAGTGACGCTGGCTGGCTCCATGGATTACTGGTTGTGGCAGTTGCTGTCGTCGCTCAAGCTGTGTGGGGCATGGCAAAAAACTTTGCATCCGATCGTCCACGTGCCACCATTGCCATCGCAGCAGCGATTTTGACTTTGATTATTCCGAGTGTCTTTAGTCAAGTAGGAATCATCATAGGTGCTGGAATCCTAGGATGGTTTTTGTTCCGAAGCACGCCAGATTCAAAACCAGTTCCGATTTCGATCTCGATTCATAAAAAGACAGCCAGTATCTTGCTTATTTTATTTTTTGTTTTGTTAGGGGTACTTCCTATAATCCGACAGTTTACTGACTCGAATCTGATTGCGCTCTTTGATAGCTTCTATCGCTCTGGCGCCTTGGTATTCGGTGGAGGACATGTTGTCCTTCCATTATTACAAACAGAAGTGGTTCCTACAGGTTGGCTAACAGCTGAACAATTTTTAGCCGGTTACGGAGCAGCACAAGCAGTGCCCGGACCGTTGTTTACATTCGCATCGTACTTAGGAATGGCTAGTTTCGGATGGGAAGGAGCTGTAGTGGCGACTCTTGCAATCTTTCTACCTTCTTTTCTGTTAATCCTTGGAGCCCTTCCTTTTTGGAATTGGCTTCGTCATCATCCTCGTTTTCAAGCAGCACTGTACGGCATCAATGCAGCTGTTGTGGGAATTTTACTCGCAGCACTATATCATCCTGTATGGACGAAAGCGATTAAAAGTCCGCTCGATTTTTGCCTTGCTCTAGCCGCGTTTGGCTTATTAACGGTCTGGAAGTTTCCGCCTTGGATTGTCGTTGTATTTTCCGCCGTCGCAGGAGTTTTTCTTTCCTTTATTTCATCATAATATATCCACTAGCAAAGTCGGGTTCACAGGAACTCGGCTTTTATTCTTTAGTTTAATAAAAGAGAAAAGGAGCGTACAGATTGGTCGTGTATCAGATGTGCACCCCTTATTTTTTAGGCTTTTATCATTTCGTTCCTGATAAGACCATTCTCTAAGCTTATTTTGTTTAAACTGGAATTAGTTTTGGACAGTGTGAAAATTTAGCTAACGAGGAATATTAATGGAATAAAAACAAGGGAAAAACCTATTTTATTCAACGTAAAAATGTAGCTGCTACGTTAGCGATGCAAAAGTTGCTCGAAACAGTAATGGATTCTTGTTAGTCTAAGGGAAAGAGGAGGGAAGAGAGCGTACTTTTCTTCCAGTAATCAGGAGGGCTTGACCCTTTTCCCCAAACACTGCCATCGTATGAATTTCGCCAAGATCCACACCAGCCAAATGTCCCGGCTGATAGGTTTTCGCTTTCTGGCCACTTTCATACGTAACCGCTAAATACCAACCGTTATCGTAACAACATTCGATTGCTTTAATCGTTCCTTGAGGTAAATTCGAGGCATAGACGATAATCGGCTTTTCTCTCTTCCCGTTATGGATGCCCATCGATAAGGTAATTTTCCCATTTTCATGAATCGTGAAACCGTCTTTCGCCCATTTAGCGGTGACAGTTTTCAGTTGGTTAGATGAGGCAGAAGTAGAAGAACTCAGGAACACGTTTCCGTCTCCGCATACAAAGGAAGAGGACGAGTGGTTTCAACAAGCGATAGAGTATGATATGCTTAAGAACGACCTGCATGAGCCGAATGTTGAATAAGAAAATAAAAAAGAACCTGTAACGCTCTTTACCACACCGTTCAGATGTTTCTTGTCGACAAGCATTCATATTAATGACCCATGATGTTCACATCGCTGAGACGGCGGAAGAGGGAGCAATTACTAAAATGTGTTTGGCAAACGGCAAGCACTGTAGACTTAAATCTGCAGTGCTTTTGTATTTGGTTTCTATTGAATTTATCGCTATGATAACGTAAGAATACGGAGCGGTTGTAATAATTTTACGATAAAAGTGAAATCGTCCCCAACCGTTACACTTGATTGAAATCCATAAATTCTGCAAATTTAGTTTATAAAATAAACATATCGTCCAAAGGCATAAATAGAGAGAGCGTACCAATATTTATTTGACGGAACCCATATGCCATATCGCTCGGAATCAACGAAAAAGAGATCAAAAAACAGTTTTTCCTAAACGATATGGAAGTTAATGGACTGATAAGGAAGGGACAAAAATGAGAAAAATCTCGTTTAAATTAGGACTATTCTTTTTTCTATTTGTGTTAGGAATCGAAACGGTTTTGTTTGTGTCATTATATATTACGCTTGTTCATTCTAGAATTAATGAGGAATTTGAGCAGCTGTTGGCAAGAGGAAATAATCACCGCGATGTGTTAGAAAAAAATTACGACTCTTCTACGTTGGAACATGTCACCATGATGGAGTCGGAAGCGGTGACGGACGTTGTTATTACAGATGACAAGGGGAATATATTATATTTTTCGGATCATATTTTACCATTTGCCAAAAGAATAATAAAAAACGAAGTTAAAAACATTCCCCATGATGGTATGATTGTACAAAAAAATTGGCAAAAAGAGTCGCATATTTCAACAGTAAGCCCGATTCGGGTTGACGGCAAGATAAAAGGGTATGTCTATATGTTTCAAAATACAGCTTCCATTCAAAACATGATTTATAAGTTAAAGCATCATTTTATTATCGTTGGAATTCTTTCTGTATTTTTAACGATTATAACGATTGCTTTCTTATCAAGAGTGATTACGATTCCTCTCATTCGCATGAAACAGGCGACCGAAAAATTGAGCAAAGGTGATTTTTCTGTCCGTTTACAAGTAAAAGGAGAGGATGAATTAGCGCAATTAGGAAAATCTATTCAAACATTGGCAAGGGATTTAGAATACTTAAAAAAAGAAAGAAACGAATTTCTTGCCAGTATTTCTCATGAGCTTCGTACCCCTCTCACATATGTAAAAGGATATGCGGACATCGCCAGAAGACCAAACATTAAGGAAGAAGAGAGAGAGAAATATTTGACTATTATTTATGAAGAAGCAGAGCATATGCAAAAATTAGTAAAAGAACTTTTTGAATTAGCAAAAATGGATCAGCATTCCTTTCACATTCATCA encodes the following:
- a CDS encoding phospho-sugar mutase; protein product: MNVIALYQQWKNEDLPNYLKEELEQIAENFAAIEDRFYQYLSFGTAGMRGILGAGTNRMNIYTIRRVAEGLACYIDSQGESAKRRGVVIAYDTRHYSYEFALETACVLGAHGISSYLYKEPRPTPQLSFTVRALHAFAGVVITASHNPKQYNGFKVYGEDGAQLVPSAAKTIVDHMEKIEDIFAIEVASEDKLEKQGLLHWILEEYDEKYLANLLTLKNRQDLALGLSIVYTPLHGTGFVPVTKGLEAFGFTNIHVVESQATQDGSFPTIAYPNPEEPAAFKLATELGETVGADLLLATDPDADRLGVAVWNGEKYELLTGNQLGALLFQYLLETKREQGTLPEKGAMVKTIVTSEMGTAIAKKYNVKTFDTLTGFKYMAEKIAEFEKTGEYTFIFGYEESYGYLIKPFARDKDAVQVAIQVAEMAAHYATKGKKLSQVLEELYGEFGYYREALVSKVFEGKDGQEKMKAILDRLRKDLPKEVDGVPVVRVEDYWKSLAYLVDGTTEPLTLPKENVLKFVLADDSWVTIRPSGTEPKCKFYFGVVKESREAAEESLESLVSAWHHYLAR
- a CDS encoding sensor histidine kinase; amino-acid sequence: MRKISFKLGLFFFLFVLGIETVLFVSLYITLVHSRINEEFEQLLARGNNHRDVLEKNYDSSTLEHVTMMESEAVTDVVITDDKGNILYFSDHILPFAKRIIKNEVKNIPHDGMIVQKNWQKESHISTVSPIRVDGKIKGYVYMFQNTASIQNMIYKLKHHFIIVGILSVFLTIITIAFLSRVITIPLIRMKQATEKLSKGDFSVRLQVKGEDELAQLGKSIQTLARDLEYLKKERNEFLASISHELRTPLTYVKGYADIARRPNIKEEEREKYLTIIYEEAEHMQKLVKELFELAKMDQHSFHIHQSSTNLCSFLRKVYEKMHPAFQAKNMSLIYHCDGNITVHIDQKRFEQVMMNLLDNALKYSEQGSTVSIDVRTEKKNIVIIVSDEGRGIPEEDLPHIFERFYRVDKSRSRASGGTGLGLAIAKEIIEAHGGSIYADSIYGKGTKMMITLPKE
- the tnpB gene encoding IS66 family insertion sequence element accessory protein TnpB (TnpB, as the term is used for proteins encoded by IS66 family insertion elements, is considered an accessory protein, since TnpC, encoded by a neighboring gene, is a DDE family transposase.), which encodes MIHDFTKCKNIYIICGRTDMRKGIDGLATLIQDSFELDPYSDAIFLFCGRKKDRYKCLYFDGDGFAMLYKRIDNGKLQWPRNEDEVRNLTQQELRWLLEGLSIQQPKAIQKSKKGISGKTHLATGLGRKACELGYEVRFYRVAHLVEELEQALRNNRLSAFRKRMEKVDLVILDEMGYLPFSKEGAELLFQIISEFYEQKSVIITSNLEFSQWNRIFTDSRLTAALVDRLIHHAHIISFHGESYRLSHALSKRNEMGGKPLHF
- the chrA gene encoding chromate efflux transporter, coding for MNQEIKLQQEQRGSVWEVLKTATRLGLTSFGGPIAHLGYFREEYVNRRKWLDEKTYADLVALCQFLPGPASSQVGIGIGFMRAGFWGAIAAWFGFTLPSVIALVLFAYFLKGTSFSDAGWLHGLLVVAVAVVAQAVWGMAKNFASDRPRATIAIAAAILTLIIPSVFSQVGIIIGAGILGWFLFRSTPDSKPVPISISIHKKTASILLILFFVLLGVLPIIRQFTDSNLIALFDSFYRSGALVFGGGHVVLPLLQTEVVPTGWLTAEQFLAGYGAAQAVPGPLFTFASYLGMASFGWEGAVVATLAIFLPSFLLILGALPFWNWLRHHPRFQAALYGINAAVVGILLAALYHPVWTKAIKSPLDFCLALAAFGLLTVWKFPPWIVVVFSAVAGVFLSFISS
- the tnpC gene encoding IS66 family transposase, with product MNKHKQTHESTIEELQARNAELKKQNEALQAKIKWLEEQFRLSQHKKFGASSEKTNPDQLELPLFNEAEITADTEVEEPTLETITYKRKKSVGQRDAKLENLPTETIHYRLAEEEQVCLCCGGTVHEMSTEIRREIKIIPAQVKVVEHVQHIYSCRQCEREGIETPIVTAKMPTPIYPKSLASASAMAYIMNQKYVEGMPLYRQEKQLERFGVYLSRQTLANWMIYGATNWLSILYKRMHELLLENDILHADETTLQVLAEPGRKADSKSYMWMYRTGRDVPPIILYDYQTTRHSKHPKAFLKGFKGYLHVDEYAGYHELKDVELVGCWAHARRKFDEALKALPANVDKTSSTAAEGIQFCNQLFQIERQISEKFENCTPEQRKEYRLEHSKPVLDAFLAWLKTKRPQVPPKSKLGEAITYCINQWSKLIVFLEDGRLEIDNNRAERSIKPFVMGRKAWLFAQSMKGASASAIIYSIVETAKENQLNPLNYLTYLFEQLPLIDHNDVEAIDQLLPWSKTIPEECR